Genomic segment of Aquila chrysaetos chrysaetos chromosome 16, bAquChr1.4, whole genome shotgun sequence:
GAGAAAGCAAGCCCAGAAAAAGGAAGGTGGATGAGGGCAGACAagccagctgctgggaaaggcCTTACGTGCAAACGCTGTGCTCCAACCTCCTGCTGAGTCACACAGGGTCTTTCTTAATCAAAAGCCTACAAAAGCCAAGCTTGCAGTTTACGCGTCGCTGTCAGCGCGCTGCGTGCACACCAACCGCCAGCGTTCAGCCCCTGGATAAGCGCGCATGAGGAGTGACCTGCTTTCACGTCCCACAGTCATTCTTCCTCGCTCCCTCCAGCAAACGCTTTGTCTGTTCTCAGGTAGATCATAGAGGAACACGACGTCGCAAACACGGAGCCTTTCTGCAAAGTACacaacacagcagctgctgtgacGTTCCCACCAGAGGCTTTTTAGCCTCGGGCTCTGTAGCactcttggttttatttattcaggTTCAGCAAACTCACAAGATGAAAGCGAGACGAAGGAGCGTTTTATTAAGAAAGAGTccatcattatttaaaaaaaaaaaaaaagaaaaccaaccatCTTGCTGTCTTCCTTGAGACAGACTGGAGGCTTCTCAGCCTGGGTACTCCTCTGAGCACGAGGCCCATGCGTGCTCCTCCTGTGTGGTAAACCCAGAACTTTTGTCTTAAGTCTCACTGCAGAGGAGACAgtcaaactgatttttctttctctggatcTACCTTGGTCATGATGGGGAGGAGACTTGGAAAAGGTCAGTCTCCTTTATCttgcttctcttctcttgctAACCCTGCCTTCACCTGGCTAAATCTCTCTTGTTTCTAAGGGAAGACCCGGCTTGCTGGTCACTCAGCCATTGCCCTTCTGCAAAAACACTGCTCTGTGCAGCGGGGCTGAAGCACAAGAGGTCAAACCCTTACAGAGAGGGAGTCCAGCAGCCAGACCTCTGCCGAGACAGGCTTTCACTCGGTCTGAGTCACACAACGCGGAGATCCCTTAAGCTCCTGGTAGGAAAAGGAGAGGTGTCAAAACCGAGAGCAGCTGTGGAAGAGGTGGGTGTGTTACAGATCCATCActtcttcttccactgctttgTCCTGAGATTGCACATACCTCTCCTGCACTGCAAGCGTGCTGATAACGCAGTAATTAAGGAAAACAAGGGGCTGGGCTCAAACACTCCCTTCTGCAAGGAGCTCTTAATGTTCTCGGGCGAGGAACCAGCCCCACATTAGCCTGAAGGCTGGCAGGAAGACGGCAGTACTGGCAGCTGCACGCATCACCTGAGTTATTTCTGGCTCTGGCTGATCCCAGACCTGACAAGTACAGGAGAATCAATTGTATGGTTTGGACGAGGTGGAATGAACCGGTCCAAGTGAGTGTGAGAGACAGGAAAGTTGTCAAAAGATTCCTCCCACATTCACAGCATCAATTAGCAACAAATGTGGTGGCTTTGGTGCGGACAACTGTCTGCTAAGGTCTGGGCTGAGCCGTACTGACTCGCTACATGCACATCACCAAATAGCATCAGATGATGTTAGTAACAACCTGGGCCTGCAAACTGCCAGCCCCACCTCCAGCCTCTCTTCCCCAAGGAAGGACAAATTAAAACTCAACACAACACAGGATCGGTGGAGAAGGATACGAAGCAAAGTGGAAATCGGCTCCCACTGCTGCCGACATCAGAGCTTCCAGGCTCCTGTGCTCCTGGTCTCCGAAGGAATAGCCGTTGGCTTTGTCCACTGCCTGCATCACCTGCCGCATGCTCTCCTTATCCTGAAAGGAAGGGAGATGACACACAGGGAATCTGGTCCTTCCCCGGAGGCAAGAGCTCGTGCTGGGCTTTACCATGGATTTTCTCCGAGGCTCTGGGCCACCCACACAGCACCCAACGCCCCGAGGATGCTGCCAGCCTCCCGGCGCCCAGAGGGGCCACAGGACAAACAGGTGCACCCGCTGTGGAGCCCGAATGCATGATGGGCTGACACCCTCCACCCTTTCATCACCTCTTGTCTCAGCCCATTTGCCTCTGTTGACACTTCTGCAAACTACCAGATTAACGTTTTCAGCCCTTCTTCCCAAATGTAATCCTCCCAATCTTCTAATTATTTTGTGCTCCCTAATTTAACACCATTTCAGGTAATACTTTGCCCAGATTTGAAATGCAGGCACAGAGGAGTTGAATGAAGGGGGAGTCTTAATTCCTCACCCCAAGACACAAGGCCCACATAGCCCCAAGCTCAttagccttttcttttcctttggctgcCACAGAAGATTTACAAGTCTGGGTGTGTTTCACTGtcctcctccatccctgagTCTCTTCACAGCCAAGGTTTCCAGCCCTCATGGCTCTAAGCAGACGTAACCTAGCTGCTACGAAACCTGCTGACTACATATCCAACACTCCCTGTTCTCTCTGCCCCACTCCTCCTGCTGCATCACCTGGACGTTGAGCGGAACGAAGGACACCAGGCTGTAGTCCTCGATCACCTCCACCAGCTTCTCATTGAGGCGGCGGTAATTTCTGAAGAAGGGGTCAGAAGCTAAATGGTCAACCAAGTAAGAGAGATCCAGGACCTCTGTGTAATAATCCAGGTTGAAAGCTGCAGGGGAACACCAAGAAGCTCTGAAGGCAATTTGTAAATTGAAGAACCCAGTGAGATTTACACCAGTTCCCTGAACATCTCCCAGCAATACATCCCTGTACCCGAACAGGTAATTTACACCTGATGCAGCCCAATTCCACGTGTCTCTCTCACAAAGGCTCTTACCCAGCTTGCCGTATTGCTCGATCAGGTCCATCTTGGAGAGGACGTTGACATGGGGCAGTTCCACGTGCAGCATGGTGGAGAGCGAGGTGCAGAGAACAGAGATAAACTTGCCAGGGTCCGTGCAGTAGTGAGAATCCACCAAATGCACTGCAGCCAGCTGGACAGCAAAGGCACAAAGCAACAGCACAAGGTCAGACCAGTGATAAGTCCACCTGCTTGCTTTTGGGAGAGTCTGAGAAGCGGCTAAAGGACAATCTGTTCGGACCTGACTATAATCACATGGACTCCCATGTAGGGAAAGTTACCACATACCTTCTAGCTCCTGCATATAAACCATCCTCACATATGAGTGCACATATATAGAGAGAAGTATATATTGCCACATTCACACCCATAGACAACCTGGGGGATTCAGGACCCAGGGTGCTGCTGCACAGAAAGGGCTCTGTGGAGGCTTTATAGGGGTGCTGAGCTCCACCAGCAGTACTGAAAGACCCTTAAACCTGCAACTGCTCTCCCTTTTCTGAGGgcttctttctttgcagatgAAGTTTCCACGCTTGTCTGAACTCTGCAGGTTTTTcaggggtgggagctggggtgAACTCTCCTTCTGAATGACACGACTGCCTCCAGATTTCCACCTTTCCCACAGGAATGCTCACGCACAGCATACACTCAGGAGCAGTAACTGTAGCACACCACGCTCTGCTGGGAGAACCAATTGTCGTGTggtttgaaataataattaataattaaattaatgagCTGTTTGATTCCTTGTGTTTTGTGCAGCTGTAACAATGTGGTCCGAGATCTCTGTTAAGTTACTGCCTGTTACACAATATTACTCAAAGTCAGGGCTCTATAGTTGAGTGTGGTTGAGTCACAGCTATGCTTCTGCAGCGAAAAAAGCCAGTTTAAAGCTCACAGGCAGGTGTAAGCACTCGAGCGAGCATCAAAACAGCAGTGTAACTATCTTTTTTTAGTAACTACAATTTCATGtacatttatttgaataaaaataatctccacTGTGCAGATTCCCAGTGACAGTCTCAAGCAAACGAACTTGCCCTTCTTGCTCACACCATACACAGTTTGCACATTCATGGTTTGGcccaaatgcaaaacaaatgcaatgtAAGCAAGTTAGCTTGGTTATGGGACTCTTCTCACCTGCGCTTCCTCATTTGCATCTTCCATTGTGCAAGAAAGCACAGAGCACGTACTACAATGTGCAGAGCAATTTGGCTTGGCAGCAGGAGAGCCATGTAGGGCCTGAGATGACACCTGAATTTCTCACAGTGCAGTGCCAAGGATCCCCGCTCGCCCAGCGCACACATCTACCACCCCACTCCAAAATACAGCGCCCACTCAGATAAAACACACAAGGTCTGTGGAGAGGACCCTGGAGCACAGAGAGAGTGTGTGAGGAAGGAATCCATGTTTCTGTTCATGATAATTCCACTGCATTAAATGCCCTGAACAAGCCACTCTCTTGCCAATCCCTCCGAGCATAAAATGGGGCAAaattcccctccttccctgacaAAGCTGTTTCACATGAAAGGCCAAACATGTTAGTAAAGAAAACAGTCATTAGTACCCACAATCAAAAGCTCTGACTGTGCGGTGTACAGCTTCTGAGCCCCTTGTACAAGCACGTGGGGTGCCAGGCACCGATCCCAGCTCCCCACAGAGCCCCAAACCTACCCTGAAATTCCACTTGGCCAACTGCGCGAAGACGTTCTTCAGGGCGTCGTGGTGGGTGTAGAGCTCTACCTGCCCTGGGCAGTCAAACAAGTAGTAGTGACCCCTGAACGCAGCCAGCTTCTCCTGCAGCCAGTCGAAGTTGGCCTCCAGGTACTCCATGCAGTAGATCAACCCCCCGTTGGGCCCCAGCTTCAAGTTCTCCATTACATCAGGCAGGGTGATGAGCTCGGCGATGTCCACGGCACACTGGTAGGGCATCGCCTCGTTGGCGGGGTCCAGGTTCACCACCGTCACCTTGCGCCCGATCCTGCCCATGAACTCCTGCATGCCGTGACAGTAGGTCGTCTTCCCGGAGCCCGGAGGCCCGATCACCACCTGGCCAAAGGCCAGCGAGCTCCCCTTGCTGCCCTCAGACATGTCGGctcatttccttctccttctgttgacttgagaaagaaaaaactcccatttaccattttatttgcatttatacgAAAGCAATCTGCTGGAATTCACACCCAGGGAGCgggtggagaggaagggaaagtgCCATTGTGTAACTGCTGCCTCCTGTCACTCCTtgcacagctgagctggggcGGACACTACCCTGTTACCCCCCAGCTGGTGACACCAGGGCTGAAAACAGGCACAAACCCCCAACCAGACCCACAGGGCTGTGCTTGTGGGACGCAGATCCCTACTCCTGCCTGTGTGTGGGGTGAGTTTTACCCTAGTTGGGTCCTTCCTGACGTGGCAGCACCCACACATTCCCTCCCTTGCCCCAGCATGTCCCTATGTCCTACCCTCCATTTCTCCAtgtcccttttctcctccaatgtcccctctcctccccatgtAACCCCCATATTCCCGCTCTCTGCAtatcctcccttctccccatgcCAGCCTATGTCCCCCCCTCCCACACgttccttcccccaccccacatCCCTTCTCCACACCATATCCCTTGTCCCTCCACATCCCACATgaacttttcctgctgtgtcccctctcctGCCATGTTCCAGGTCCCTTCTTCCTCCATCCCCACTTCTCCCCAtgttctcctcttctccccccacaTCTCCCCCATGCTCCCCTTTACCCCCCATGTCCCTTCTTCCCCACAACACCCtttccccccacatcccccccttatccccatgtccccccatgttctcctcttctcccccatgtcccccccatgtccccctttcccccccccatgTCTCTTCTTCCCCACATCCCCCCCTTTATCCCCATGTCCCCCCGCCATGTTCCCCTTTCCCCCACgtcctccccttctcccctaCGACTCCCGTTCCTCCAcgccccccttctcccccacaTCCCCTCCTTGCCCAGGTCCCTCCATCCCTCAtcaccccctccccgccccggtaGGCCACCCCCGGGCCCGGTAGGCCGCTCACCGCCTGCCGCCGCCGGTCCCCCCCGCCGCTGGGTCCGGGTCGCCGCGGGGCCCGAGCGACGCGTTCCGGGCGAGGAACCGCCGCCGCTACTACGGCGCCCCCTGGTGGCCGGAGGGACGCGCTGCTCTTCCATCACCGGGACTCGAACCCGCGACCCGGGCCCCGGAATCGGGGCCCGGGTC
This window contains:
- the GPN2 gene encoding GPN-loop GTPase 2 isoform X1 yields the protein MSEGSKGSSLAFGQVVIGPPGSGKTTYCHGMQEFMGRIGRKVTVVNLDPANEAMPYQCAVDIAELITLPDVMENLKLGPNGGLIYCMEYLEANFDWLQEKLAAFRGHYYLFDCPGQVELYTHHDALKNVFAQLAKWNFRLAAVHLVDSHYCTDPGKFISVLCTSLSTMLHVELPHVNVLSKMDLIEQYGKLGKSLCERDTWNWAASGVNYLFGASWCSPAAFNLDYYTEVLDLSYLVDHLASDPFFRNYRRLNEKLVEVIEDYSLVSFVPLNVQDKESMRQVMQAVDKANGYSFGDQEHRSLEALMSAAVGADFHFASTLAVQERYVQSQDKAVEEEVMDL
- the GPN2 gene encoding GPN-loop GTPase 2 isoform X2, with the translated sequence MSEGSKGSSLAFGQVVIGPPGSGKTTYCHGMQEFMGRIGRKVTVVNLDPANEAMPYQCAVDIAELITLPDVMENLKLGPNGGLIYCMEYLEANFDWLQEKLAAFRGHYYLFDCPGQVELYTHHDALKNVFAQLAKWNFRLAAVHLVDSHYCTDPGKFISVLCTSLSTMLHVELPHVNVLSKMDLIEQYGKLAFNLDYYTEVLDLSYLVDHLASDPFFRNYRRLNEKLVEVIEDYSLVSFVPLNVQDKESMRQVMQAVDKANGYSFGDQEHRSLEALMSAAVGADFHFASTLAVQERYVQSQDKAVEEEVMDL